One window from the genome of Garra rufa chromosome 1, GarRuf1.0, whole genome shotgun sequence encodes:
- the moto gene encoding meiosis-specific coiled-coil domain-containing protein MEIOC, which yields MEVNNAAKSKINVDANGARAVFDRFHNSGPDSYFSTNKPQNSFKDSGFLSYNPFSDCPAQDCAQLPCTVWPTQEEDCKSVNWPQSIPNNRNLVDANNCGSEADLFGLVSDILEEPDSVDTYSSFVSENRLPSSLKGVWSPKLTREDRMQYFSNEVQMPPISGFPSNQICPKPASNISSQWAELQNCNGFESFAFPCNFPTCNGEADTYSPQDLPRPPGLNTPPTFSSSLYQTRSGKPEYITPEKDEGYLGTTNCLSDYMNTVNNSFCPPQTMDDSYFSSTHEFSAVSKDKLKNTQSISVQDVSKLAFLLAEQDMNYCRESTQNGLLAQRNLEEIMAEQKSHPFQRMSELITQTQNFRREATRNQSGAKGVDKKQSHYTMNEFSGFGPLKSFSPTIVPPALHPNREAGLIGSSRAQTNVKQYQPIQSNHYQIQAKISTKTNSNNESQGFAKPLLPSQQLFQPAARVPADLSQGNTVNLHGSIGQISLEGLRKGVGNVDFSDFDLQLENNRLTAGLMVDGRFSQRFSTKPKLPGFPKEADKKPGLLQNPYQGLGSLYGGQMRHNGVSSNSAKATPSQLFPFLYQMGDPRKNTCHPIQSQSQLPYCSVPFIDMNERLPDGDISPFSPYLQECIGLSQASRDGSFSGFGKAFGSPNSQLHFYLEECYEQWRMLEKERKQAEGVLTKTYPGKRLSVVTSNVLPKMPPNPTRLDRLVVDQLREQARVAGLLGKMEQLRSSPLHANIGSALDRHLEVIYITQARRKDEFINASSRQRQSAAFFREDREILLLASAVKDLCSSTRKARTALWCALQMTLPKTNSYPEERDEMGTCSPLGQDSPEQSSLERALLITL from the exons GTTAATAATGCAGCGAAAAGCAAAATCAATGTGGATGCAAATGGAGCAAGAGCAGTCTTTGATCGATTTCATAATTCGGGACCAGACTCCTACTTTTCCACAAACAAGCCTCAG AACAGCTTCAAAGACAGCGGATTCCTGTCATACAACCCATTCTCGGACTGCCCGGCGCAAGACTGTGCACAACTGCCTTGCACAGTTTGGCCAACCCAGGAAGAAGACTGTAAATCAGTGAACTGGCCTCAATCCATACCTAATAACag AAATCTGGTAGATGCCAATAATTGTGGGAGTGAGGCTGATCTTTTTGGATTAGTGTCAGACATCTTGGAAGAACCAGATTCAGTGGACACATACTCCTCATTTgtctcagagaa TAGGCTACCGTCTAGTCTAAAAGGTGTCTGGTCTCCAAAATTAACGAGAGAAGACAGGATGCAGTACTTCAGTAATGAGGTACAGATGCCGCCCATTTCTGGATTCCCATCAAACCAGATTTGTCCTAAACCAGCCAGCAATATTTCTTCTCAGTGGGCCGAACTTCAGAATTGTAATGGTTTTGAATCTTTTGCATTTCCCTGCAATTTCCCCACCTGTAATGGAGAGGCTGACACTTATTCTCCTCAAGATCTTCCTCGCCCCCCAGGCCTGAACACCCCCCCAACATTCAGCTCTAGCCTCTACCAGACCAGGTCTGGTAAACCTGAGTATATCACACCTGAGAAGGATGAAGGATACCTCGGCACCACTAACTGTCTGTCTGATTATATGAACACAGTCAACAACTCCTTTTGCCCTCCGCAAACAATGGATGACTCCTATTTCAGTTCAACTCATGAATTTTCAGCTGTGAGCAAAGATAAACTGAAAAACACCCAATCGATCTCCGTGCAGGATGTCAGTAAACTGGCCTTTCTCTTGGCAGAGCAGGATATGAACTATTGCAGAGAATCTACTCAGAATGGGCTTTTAGCACAGAGGAATCTTGAGGAAATCATGGCAGAGCAGAAGAGTCATCCTTTTCAAAGGATGTCAGAGCTTATTACTCAAACACAAAATTTTAGGAGAGAGGCGACACGCAACCAAAGCGGAGCTAAAGGAGTGGATAAAAAACAAAGTCATTATACTATGAATGAATTTTCAGGGTTTGGGCCACTAAAGAGTTTTTCTCCTACCATCGTGCCTCCAGCTCTTCACCCAAACAGAGAGGCTGGCCTGATAGGAAGCAGCAGAGCTCAAACCAATGTAAAGCAGTACCAGCCTATCCAGTCAAACCATTATCAAATACAAGCTAAGATTTCAACAAAGACCAACAGCAACAACGAATCACAGGGGTTTGCAAAGCCATTGCTTCCTTCTCAGCAGCTGTTCCAGCCTGCAGCAAGAGTCCCAGCTGATTTAAGCCAGGGGAACACAGTAAACCTACATGGTTCAATAGGCCAGATCAGTCTTGAGGGTTTAAGGAAGGGAGTGGGAAATGTGGATTTTTCAGATTTTGACCTTCAGCTAGAGAACAACAGATTGACGGCAGGCCTCATGGTTGATGGACGTTTCTCTCAGCGATTTAGCACAAAACCCAAACTTCCTGGTTTCCCCAAAGAGGCAGACAAAAAACCAGGACTCCTGCAGAATCCGTATCAGGGGCTGGGCAGTTTGTACGGAGGACAAATGAGACATAACGGAGTGAGTTCAAACTCAGCCAAAGCTACACCTTCACAACTTTTCCCATTCCTATACCAGATGGGTGATCCCAGAAAAAACACATGCCACCCGATTCAGTCGCAGTCCCAGTTGCCGTACTGCTCTGTGCCCTTCATCGACATGAATGAACGCCTGCCAGATGGAGATATTTCACCCTTCAGCCCCTATCTACAAGAATGTATTGGGCTAAGCCAAGCTTCCAGAGATGGGTCGTTCTCTGGGTTTGGCAAGGCATTTGGAAGCCCAAATAGTCAGCTACACTTTTACCTGGAGGAATGCTATGAGCAGTGGAGGATGCTGGAAAAAGAGAGAAAGCAA GCTGAAGGTGTTCTTACAAAGACTTACCCAGGAAAACGCCTGTCAGTGGTGACCAGTAATGTTTTGCCCAAAATGCCTCCAAACCCCACCAGACTGGACCGACTCGTTGTAGACCAACTGCGTGAACAGGCCAGG GTGGCTGGTTTGCTAGGCAAGATGGAACAGTTGCGCAGTTCTCCGCTTCATGCTAATATCGGCTCAGCATTGGACAGGCATCTGGAGGTCATTTACATCACTCAGGCACGCCGCAAGGATGAATTCATCAATGCTAGCAGCAGACAGAGGCAGTCAGCGGCCTTCTTTAGAGAGGACA